One window from the genome of Quercus lobata isolate SW786 unplaced genomic scaffold, ValleyOak3.0 Primary Assembly Scq3eQI_1911, whole genome shotgun sequence encodes:
- the LOC115973422 gene encoding probable LRR receptor-like serine/threonine-protein kinase At1g74360: protein MSDEETDPWPVALFVFLILITGAFVAGDSLDTDKEVLLNLKAFFEGNNQINRGKYSQWNTQSDNPCDWPGINCSTTTGTARVTSINLSDNEISGKLFGNFSLLTELSFLDLSRNTLSGVIPEDLNRCQNLVHLNLSHNILDGHLNLTGLNKLEKLDISVNRICGEVQLSLPTICDKLVVLNISRNNFTGGINGGFDTCQNLQFLDLSTNKLSGELWIGFERLLEFSASENNFSGSILSSMFSTNCTLQVLDLSENGFTGPVPGNISNCRNLVILNLSSNKFTGKIPAEMGSISSLQALYLGNNSFSNDIPDSLLSLNNLTFLDLSRNNFGGNIQEIFGEFTQVKFLVLHSNLYIGGIYTSGILKLPNISRLDLSFNNFSGPLPEISEMPSLKFLILAYNEFSGTIPSEYGNLSRLQALDLSFNRLNGSIPPTFGKLRTLLWLMLANNSLSGEIPPDLGNCTSLLWLNLANNQLSGKIPPQLTNIGTNALATFESNRRENDQIIAGSGECLAMQRWIPANYPPFSFTYDILTRKSCRSIWDRLLQGNSIFPICAAGSSVRTSQISGYVQLSGNRLSGEVPPDIGKMQNFSMLHLGFNEFFGKLPPQIGEMPLVNLNISNNKFSGEIPGEIGNIKCLQNLDLSCNNFSGMFPASFNNLSELSKFNISYNRLISGEIPITGQFSTFEKSSYLGDPLLELPNFMDNTTDKFPQINNHDGKTNRRSFATFLVFLALTLIFLILGVLSLIVCMMVKNPSESPGYLLQDIKYRHDLASSSSYSSPWLSDTIKVIRLDKTAFTHADILKATGNFSEERIIGKGGFGTVYRGVLPDGREVAVKKLQREGIEGEREFRAEMEVLSGNGFGWPHPNLVTLYGWCLDGTQKILVYEYMEGGSLEDLISDRIKLTWRRRIDVALDVARALMFLHHECYPAIVHRDVKASNVLLDKDGKARVTDFGLARVVDAGDSHVSTVVAGTIGYVAPEYGQTWHATTKGDVYSFGVLTMELATGRRALDGGEECLVEWAKRVMGNGRQGLSRSVIPVVLLGSGLAEGAEEMSELLRVGVKCTAESPQARPNMKEVLAMLIEISCIRGEFNYGHSPPF, encoded by the exons ATGTCAGACGAGGAAACTGATCCATGGCCGGttgctttatttgttttcttaatctTGATCACAG GTGCGTTTGTTGCTGGAGATTCTCTGGACACAGACAAAGAAGTCCTGCTAAATCTGAAAGCATTCTTTGAAGGAAACAATCAAATAAACAGAGGAAAATACTCACAGTGGAACACGCAGAGCGATAACCCATGTGATTGGCCAGGAATAAATTGCAGTACTACTACCGGAACAGCAAGAGTCACTAGCATCAACCTCTCAGACAACGAAATCTCTGGCAAGTTATTCGGAAACTTCTCGTTGCTAACCGAGCTCTCTTTCCTCGACCTCTCCAGGAACACTCTCAGTGGAGTGATTCCTGAGGACTTAAACCGGTGCCAAAACCTTGTGCATCTCAATCTCTCACATAACATTCTTGACGGCCACCTGAACTTGACAGGGTTGAATAAGCTTGAGAAGCTTGATATTTCTGTCAATAGAATATGTGGGGAGGTCCAGTTGAGCCTCCCAACAATTTGTGACAAGTTGGTTGTGTTGAATATATCGAGGAATAACTTCACGGGCGGGATCAATGGCGGTTTTGATACATGCCAGAATTTGCAGTTCTTGGATTTGAGCACAAACAAGTTAAGTGGGGAATTATGGATTGGTTTTGAAAGACTGCTTGAGTTTTCTGCCTCAGAAAACAATTTCAGCGGGTCTATTTTGTCGTCAATGTTTAGTACTAACTGTACCCTGCAAGTTTTAGACCTGTCTGAAAATGGTTTTACCGGTCCAGTTCCAGGGAATATATCAAATTGTCGaaatttggttattttgaatCTGTCTAGTAATAAATTTACAGGAAAAATACCAGCTGAGATGGGATCAATTTCTAGTCTTCAAGCTTTGTACTTGGGGAACAACAGCTTTTCCAATGACATTCCTGATTCACTTCTCAGCTTGAATAATTTAACCTTCTTGGATTTGAGTAGGAACAATTTTGGAGGAAATATACAAGAGATTTTTGGGGAATTCACTCAGGTTAAGTTTCTTGTATTGCACAGCAATTTGTATATCGGTGGGATATATACATCGGGAATTCTCAAGCTTCCTAACATTTCTAGATTAGACCTGAGCTTCAACAATTTTTCAGGTCCACTTCCTGAAATCTCTGAAATGCCAAGTTTGAAGTTCTTGATCCTTGCTTACAATGAATTTTCTGGAACTATACCATCAGAATATGGAAACCTATCCCGCCTGCAAGCACTTGACCTCTCTTTTAACAGGCTAAATGGATCAATACCTCCCACCTTTGGAAAATTGAGGACACTCTTATGGTTGATGCTTGCAAATAATTCCCTATCAGGGGAGATTCCACCGGATTTGGGAAATTGTACAAGCTTGTTGTGGTTGAACCTTGCCAACAACCAGCTTTCTGGGAAAATCCCACCTCAATTGACAAATATTGGTACAAATGCCTTGGCAACTTTCGAGTCTAATCGCCGGGAAAATGACCAGATTATTGCTGGCTCAGGGGAGTGTTTGGCGATGCAGAGGTGGATTCCTGCAAACTACCCTCCTTTCAGTTTTACGTATGACATCCTCACAAGGAAGAGTTGTAGAAGCATATGGGATAGGCTACTTCAAGGAAATAGCATTTTCCCAATATGTGCAGCTGGTTCATCAGTCAGGACCTCTCAAATCTCCGGTTATGTTCAACTAAGTGGGAATCGGCTTTCAGGCGAGGTCCCTCCAGATATTGGTAAGATGCAGAATTTCAGTATGTTGCATTTGGGCTTCAATGAATTCTTTGGGAAACTCCCTCCTCAAATTGGAGAAATGCCACTTGTAAATCTAAACATTTCCAATAACAAGTTTTCTGGTGAAATTCCTGGGGAGATTGGTAACATTAAGTGCCTGCAGAATCTGGACTTGTCCTGCAACAATTTTTCTGGCATGTTCCCAGCAAGCTTTAACAACCTGAGTGAGCTAAGCAAGTTCAATATCTCATACAATCGACTGATCTCTGGTGAAATTCCAATAACCGGGCAATTTTCAACATTTGAGAAGTCGTCCTATCTCGGTGACCCCCTTTTGGAACTTCCAAATTTCATGGACAACACCACAGATAAGTTTCCACAAATTAACAATCATGATGGGAAGACAAACAGGCGTAGTTTTGCTACATTCTTGGTGTTCCTAGCTTTGACACTGATTTTCTTAATATTAGGGGTATTGTCACTCATAGTCTGCATGATGGTGAAGAACCCATCAGAATCACCAGGGTATCTATTGCAGGATATAAAGTACCGGCATGATCTTGCATCAAGTTCTAGCTATTCATCACCATGGTTGTCAGATACGATTAAGGTCATTCGTTTGGACAAAACGGCTTTCACACATGCAGACATTTTAAAAGCGACTGGTAACTTTTCAGAGGAGAGGATTATTGGAAAGGGGGGATTTGGCACTGTCTACCGAGGAGTATTGCCTGATGGGAGAGAAGTGGCAGTTAAAAAGCTACAAAGAGAGGGAATAGAGGGTGAAAGGGAATTCCGCGCTGAAATGGAGGTTCTAAGTGGCAATGGATTTGGTTGGCCACATCCAAACCTTGTGACACTTTATGGTTGGTGCTTGGATGGCACACAGAAAATTCTAGTTTATGAGTACATGGAAGGTGGAAGCTTGGAGGACCTCATATCAGACAGAATAAAGCTTACATGGAGGAGAAGAATTGATGTGGCACTTGATGTAGCTCGTGCATTAATGTTTCTACACCATGAATGCTACCCTGCCATTGTGCATCGTGATGTGAAGGCTAGCAATGTCCTACTTGATAAGGATGGGAAAGCACGGGTTACTGATTTTGGTCTAGCTAGAGTTGTTGATGCTGGGGATAGTCATGTTAGTACAGTGGTGGCAGGAACAATTGGTTATGTTGCTCCTGAATATGGGCAAACATGGCATGCTACTACAAAAGGGGATGTGTATAGTTTTGGGGTATTGACAATGGAACTAGCAACTGGGAGGAGAGCTTTGGATGGAGGGGAAGAGTGTTTAGTGGAATGGGCAAAACGGGTGATGGGAAATGGGAGGCAAGGATTGAGTAGATCAGTCATACcggttgtgcttttggggtcCGGGCTGGCTGAGGGGGCAGAGGAAATGAGTGAGCTTCTTCGGGTTGGGGTGAAGTGCACAGCCGAGTCACCACAAGCTAGACCAAACATGAAGGAAGTGCTAGCTATGCTAATTGAGATTTCCTGCATTAGAGGGGAGTTCAATTATGGCCACTCtcctcctttttaa
- the LOC115973423 gene encoding probable LRR receptor-like serine/threonine-protein kinase At1g74360 gives MSDEETNSWPVALIVFLILITGTLVAGDSLDTDKEVLLNLKAFFEKNNQINRGIYSLWNKQSNNPCEWPGINCSTTTRTARVTSINLSDNQISGKLFGNFSLLTELSFLDLSKNTLSGVIPEDLNRCQNLVRLNLSHNILDGHLNLTGLNKLEKLDISVNRICGEVQLSLPTICDKLVVLNISRNNFTGVIHGSFDTCQNLQFLDLSTNKLSGKLWIGFERLLEFSASENNFNGHILSSMFGTNCNLQVLDLSENGFTGQVPGNISYCRSLVILNLSSNNFTGKIPAEMGSISSLQALYLGNNSFSKDIPDSLLSLNKLTFLDLSRNNFGGDIQEIFGKFTQVKFLVLHSNLYIGGIYTSGILKLPNIFILDLSFNKFSGPLPVEISEMPSLKFLILAYNEFSGTIPSEYGNLPRLQALDLSFNRLNGSIPPTFGKLRSLLWLMLANNSLSGEIPPDLGNCTSLLWLNLANNQLSGKIPPQLTNIGTNATATFESNRQENDGIVGGSGECLAMRRWIPANYPPFSFVYDILTRKSCRSTWDTILQGNSIFPICAAGLSVRTFQIPGYVQLSGNRLSGEVPPDIGNMQKFSMLHLGFNEFYGKLPPQIEEMPLVVLNISNNKFSGEIPGEIGNIKCLQNLDLSCNNFSGMFPASFNNLSELNKFNISYNPLISGVIPITGQFSTFEKSYLGDALLELPNFSHNTTDKFPHGNNHDGKTNRRSFAAFLVFLALALIFLIFGVLSLIVCMLEKSPSESPGYQLQDIKYPHDLASSSSYSSPWLSDTIKVIRLDKTAFTHADILKATGNFSEERIIGKGGFGTVYRGVLPDGREVAVKKLQREGKEGEREFQAEMEVLSGNGFGWPHPNLVTLYGWCLDDTQKILVYEYMEGGSLEDLISDRIKLTWRRRIDVAVDVARALMFLHHECYPAIVHRDVKASNVLLDKDGKARVTDFGLARVVDAGDSHVSTVVAGTIGYVAPEYGQTWHATTKGDVYSFGVLTMELATGRRALDGGEECLVEWAKRVMRNERQGLSRSVIPVVLLGSGLAEGAEEMSELLRIGVKCTAESPQARPNMKEVLAMLIEISCIRGEFNYGHSPPF, from the exons ATGTCAGACGAGGAAACTAATTCATGGCCGGTTGCGTTAATTGTTTTCTTAATCTTGATCACAG GTACGCTTGTTGCTGGAGATTCTCTGGACACAGACAAAGAAGTCCTGCTAAATCTGAAAGCATTCTTTgaaaaaaacaatcaaataaaCCGAGGAATATACTCACTGTGGAACAAGCAGAGCAATAACCCATGTGAATGGCCTGGAATAAATTGCAGTACTACTACCAGAACAGCAAGAGTCACTAGCATCAACCTCTCAGACAACCAAATCTCCGGCAAGTTATTCGGAAACTTCTCATTGCTAACCGAGCTCTCTTTCCTCGACCTCTCCAAGAACACACTCAGTGGAGTGATTCCTGAGGACTTAAACCGGTGCCAAAACCTTGTGCGTCTCAATCTCTCACATAACATTCTTGACGGCCACCTGAACTTGACAGGGTTGAATAAGCTTGAGAAGCTTGATATTTCTGTCAATAGAATATGTGGGGAGGTCCAGTTGAGCCTCCCAACAATTTGTGACAAGTTGGTTGTGTTGAATATATCGAGGAATAACTTCACGGGCGTGATCCATGGCAGTTTTGATACATGCCAGAATTTGCAGTTCTTGGATTTGAGCACAAACAAGTTAAGTGGGAAATTATGGATTGGTTTTGAAAGGCTGCTTGAGTTTTCTGCCTCAGAAAACAATTTCAACGGGCATATTTTGTCGTCAATGTTTGGTACTAACTGTAACCTGCAAGTTTTAGACCTGTCTGAAAATGGTTTTACTGGTCAGGTTCCAGGGAATATATCATATTGTCGAAGTTTGGTTATTTTGAATCTGTCGAGTAATAATTTTACAGGAAAAATTCCAGCTGAGATGGGATCAATTTCTAGTCTTCAAGCTTTGTACTTGGGGAACAACAGCTTTTCCAAAGATATTCCAGATTCACTTCTCAGCTTGAATAAGTTAACCTTCTTGGATTTGAGTAGGAACAATTTTGGAGGAGATATACAAGAGATTTTTGGGAAATTCACTCAGGTTAAGTTTCTTGTATTGCACAGCAATTTGTATATCGGTGGGATATATACATCGGGAATTCTCAAGCTTCCTAACATTTTTATATTAGACCTGAgcttcaacaaattttcaggTCCACTTCCAGTTGAAATCTCTGAAATGCCAAGTTTGAAGTTCTTGATCCTTGCTTACAATGAATTTTCTGGAACTATACCATCAGAATATGGAAACCTGCCCCGCCTGCAAGCACTTGACCTCTCTTTTAACAGGCTAAATGGATCAATACCTCCCACCTTTGGAAAGTTGAGATCACTCTTATGGTTGATGCTTGCAAATAATTCCCTATCAGGGGAGATTCCGCCGGATTTGGGAAATTGCACAAGCTTGTTGTGGTTGAACCTTGCCAACAACCAGCTTTCTGGGAAAATCCCACCACAATTGACAAATATTGGTACAAATGCCACAGCAACTTTCGAGTCTAATCGCCAGGAAAATGACGGGATTGTTGGTGGTTCAGGGGAGTGTTTGGCGATGCGGAGGTGGATTCCTGCAAACTACCCTCCTTTCAGTTTTGTGTATGACATCCTCACAAGGAAGAGTTGTAGAAGCACATGGGATACGATACTTCAAGGAAATAGCATTTTCCCAATATGTGCAGCTGGTTTGTCAGTCAGGACCTTTCAAATCCCGGGTTATGTTCAACTAAGTGGGAATCGGCTTTCAGGTGAGGTGCCTCCAGATATTGGTAATATGCAGAAGTTCAGTATGTTGCATTTGGGCTTCAATGAATTCTATGGGAAGCTCCCTCCTCAAATTGAAGAAATGCCACTTGTAGTCCTAAACATTTCCAATAACAAGTTTTCTGGTGAAATTCCTGGGGAGATTGGTAACATTAAGTGCCTGCAGAATCTGGACTTGTCCTGCAACAATTTTTCTGGCATGTTCCCAGCAAGCTTTAACAATCTGAGTGAGCTAAACAAGTTCAATATCTCATATAATCCACTGATCTCTGGTGTAATTCCAATAACCGGGCAATTTTCAACGTTTGAGAAGTCCTATCTCGGTGACGCCCTTTTGGAACTTCCAAATTTCAGTCACAACACCACAGATAAGTTTCCACATGGTAACAATCATGATGGGAAGACAAACAGGCGTAGTTTTGCTGCATTCTTGGTGTTCCTAGCTTTGGCACtgattttcttaatatttgGGGTATTGTCACTCATAGTCTGCATGTTGGAGAAGAGCCCATCAGAATCACCTGGGTATCAATTGCAGGATATAAAGTACCCGCATGATCTTGCATCAAGTTCTAGCTATTCATCACCATGGTTGTCAGATACGATTAAGGTCATTCGTTTGGACAAAACAGCTTTCACACATGCAGACATTTTAAAAGCGACTGGTAACTTTTCAGAGGAGAGGATTATTGGAAAGGGGGGATTTGGCACAGTCTACCGAGGAGTATTGCCTGATGGGAGAGAAGTGGCAGTTAAAAAGCTtcaaagagaaggaaaagagGGTGAAAGGGAATTCCAAGCTGAAATGGAGGTTCTAAGTGGCAATGGATTTGGTTGGCCACATCCAAACCTTGTGACACTTTATGGTTGGTGCTTGGATGACACACAGAAAATTCTAGTTTATGAGTACATGGAAGGTGGAAGCTTGGAGGACCTCATATCAGACAGAATAAAGCTTACATGGAGGAGAAGAATTGATGTGGCAGTTGATGTAGCTCGTGCATTAATGTTTCTACACCATGAATGCTACCCTGCCATTGTGCATCGTGATGTGAAGGCTAGCAATGTCCTACTTGATAAGGATGGGAAAGCACGGGTTACTGATTTTGGTCTAGCTAGAGTTGTTGATGCTGGGGATAGTCATGTTAGTACAGTGGTGGCTGGGACAATTGGTTATGTTGCTCCTGAATATGGGCAAACATGGCATGCTACTACAAAAGGGGATGTGTATAGTTTTGGGGTATTGACAATGGAACTAGCAACTGGGAGGAGAGCTTTGGATGGAGGGGAAGAGTGTCTGGTGGAATGGGCGAAACGGGTGATGAGAAATGAGAGGCAAGGATTGAGCAGATCAGTCATACcggttgtgcttttggggtcCGGGCTGGCTGAGGGGGCAGAGGAAATGAGTGAGCTTCTTCGGATTGGGGTGAAATGCACAGCCGAGTCACCACAAGCTAGACCAAACATGAAGGAAGTGCTAGCTATGCTAATAGAGATTTCCTGCATTAGAGGGGAGTTCAATTATGGTCACTCTCCTccgttttaa